The Eptesicus fuscus isolate TK198812 chromosome 17, DD_ASM_mEF_20220401, whole genome shotgun sequence genome has a window encoding:
- the NKX2-3 gene encoding homeobox protein Nkx-2.3, which translates to MMLPSPVTSTPFSVKDILNLEQQQQQQQQQFHGAHLPADFERHFHSAPCMLAAAADDGTQFSDGGEEDEEEEGEKLSYLNSLATADGHGDSGLCPQSYVHAVLRDACSGPQEHEEESEVVRDRSQKSCPLKKPLEAAGDCKAAEDGERPKPRSRRKPRVLFSQAQVFELERRFKQQRYLSAPEREHLASSLKLTSTQVKIWFQNRRYKCKRQRQDKSLELGAHAPPPPPRRVAVPVLVRDGKPCVTPGAPAYGAPYSVSAGAYSYNGFPAYGYGNSAAAAAAAAAAAAAAAAYSGSYGCAYPAGGGGGGGGGGGAPAAAAALQPACSAAGGGPFVNVSNLGGFGGGGGGAQPLHQGAAAGAACAQGTLQGIRAW; encoded by the exons ATGATGTTACCGAGCCCGGTCACTTCCACCCCTTTCTCCGTCAAAGACATTCTGAacctggagcagcagcagcagcagcagcagcagcaattcCACGGCGCTCATTTGCCAGCGGACTTCGAGCGCCACTTCCACTCGGCGCCCTGCATGCTGGCCGCCGCCGCCGACGACGGGACGCAGTTTTCTGACGGCGGGGAAGAAGACgaggaagaagaaggggagaaATTGTCCTATTTGAACTCACTGGCCACGGCCGACGGCCACGGGGATTCTGGGCTCTGTCCGCAGAGCTATGTCCACGCAGTCCTGCGAGACGCGTGCAGCGGGCCTCAGGAACATGAAGAGGAGTCCGAGGTCGTGAGGGACCGGAGCCAAA AGAGCTGCCCGCTGAAGAAGCCTCTGGAGGCGGCGGGAGACTGTAAGGCGGCCGAGGACGGCGAGAGGCCGAAGCCGCGCAGCCGCCGGAAGCCCCGGGTCCTCTTCTCGCAAGCCCAGGTCTTCGAGCTGGAGCGCAGGTTCAAGCAGCAGCGGTACCTGTCGGCGCCGGAGCGCGAGCACCTCGCCAGCAGCCTGAAGCTCACGTCCACGCAGGTGAAGATCTGGTTCCAGAACCGCCGGTAcaagtgcaagaggcagcggcaGGACAAGTCCCTGGAGCTGGGCGCGCacgcgcccccgccgccgccgcgccgcgTGGCCGTGCCGGTGCTGGTGCGGGACGGTAAGCCGTGCGTCACGCCCGGCGCCCCAGCCTACGGTGCGCCCTACAGCGTGAGCGCGGGCGCCTACTCCTACAACGGCTTCCCCGCCTACGGCTACGGAAATtcggccgcggccgccgccgccgccgctgccgccgccgccgccgccgcggcctaCAGCGGGAGCTACGGCTGTGCGTAccccgcgggcggcggcggcggcggcggagggggcggcggggcccCTGCGGCGGCCGCGGCCTTGCAGCCCGCCTGCAGCGCGGCCGGAGGCGGCCCCTTTGTGAACGTGAGCAACCTGGGCGGcttcggcggcggcggcggcggcgctcagCCGCTGCATCAGGGGGCGGCGGCCGGGGCAGCTTGCGCGCAGGGAACCTTGCAGGGCATCCGGGCCTGGTAG